One Streptomyces lincolnensis genomic region harbors:
- the chvE gene encoding multiple monosaccharide ABC transporter substrate-binding protein — MRTRRAALTAIASASCLALTLSACGQNSEGGSEGSSGSTKGATIGISMPTKSSERWIADGNNVVKELKAKGYKTKLVYGEDEPDQQVSQIENMITQDVKALIVAAIDNKSLGNVLQEAKDAGIPVISYDRLILGTDNVDYYASFDNEKVGELQATYIVDKLGLKDGKGPFNIELFAGSNDDNNTKYFFNGAMKVLKPYIDDKKLVVKSGQNQLTQVTTLRWDGATAQRRMDDILTGTYKSGRVDAVLSPYDGISIGIISALKSDGYGTSSKPWPVITGQDAEVASVKSIKAGQQTQTVFKDIRELAKVAANMVDASLNDKKPEVNDTKTYDNGSKVVPAYLLQPVSVDKGNWQKELVDSGFYKASDLN; from the coding sequence ATGCGTACTCGCCGAGCCGCACTCACCGCCATAGCCTCCGCCTCCTGCCTGGCCCTGACCCTGTCCGCCTGCGGCCAGAACAGCGAGGGCGGCAGCGAGGGGTCGTCGGGCAGCACCAAGGGCGCCACCATCGGCATCTCGATGCCCACCAAGTCCTCCGAGCGCTGGATCGCCGACGGCAACAACGTCGTGAAGGAACTGAAGGCGAAGGGCTACAAGACCAAGCTGGTCTACGGCGAGGACGAGCCCGACCAGCAGGTCTCGCAGATCGAGAACATGATCACGCAGGACGTCAAGGCGCTGATCGTCGCAGCGATCGACAACAAGTCGCTGGGCAACGTCCTCCAGGAGGCCAAGGACGCGGGCATCCCGGTCATCTCCTACGACCGCCTGATCCTCGGCACGGACAACGTCGACTACTACGCCTCCTTCGACAACGAGAAGGTCGGCGAGCTCCAGGCCACCTACATCGTCGACAAGCTCGGCCTGAAGGACGGCAAGGGGCCGTTCAACATCGAGCTGTTCGCCGGCTCCAACGACGACAACAACACCAAGTACTTCTTCAACGGCGCGATGAAGGTGCTCAAGCCCTACATCGACGACAAGAAGCTGGTGGTCAAGTCCGGCCAGAACCAGCTCACCCAGGTCACCACCCTGCGCTGGGACGGCGCCACCGCCCAGCGGCGCATGGACGACATCCTGACCGGCACCTACAAGAGCGGCCGGGTCGACGCGGTCCTCTCGCCGTACGACGGCATCTCGATCGGCATCATCTCCGCGCTGAAGTCGGACGGCTACGGCACCTCCAGCAAGCCGTGGCCGGTCATCACCGGCCAGGACGCCGAGGTCGCCTCCGTGAAGTCGATCAAGGCGGGCCAGCAGACGCAGACGGTCTTCAAGGACATCCGCGAGCTCGCCAAGGTCGCCGCCAACATGGTCGACGCGTCGCTCAACGACAAGAAGCCCGAGGTCAACGACACCAAGACCTACGACAACGGTTCGAAGGTCGTGCCCGCGTACCTGCTCCAGCCGGTGAGCGTCGACAAGGGCAACTGGCAGAAGGAGCTCGTCGACTCCGGCTTCTACAAGGCCAGCGACCTCAACTGA